From a single Methylacidiphilum kamchatkense Kam1 genomic region:
- a CDS encoding pyruvate kinase: MSRTELINSLLDLYNEVLQAEKSYQNLIDSVHEDNRLSAANLVHYLALRRFDLRQLQDELTDLGISSLGRSESCVLWSLENVLNALGKKVHSSTKHISRQEGAELLLRNTRRLLGEPHPGCATSIMVTLPTEAAENQKLLEDLLKAGMNVIRINCAHDSPDVWIRMIENSRRLSQELGYSCKIVMDLPGPKLRIVAIDPSIKACFFRPLRDPFGRIIEPAKVWIGNDESKADPILEADLFLNFDKEWIDGLKAGDVVRFFDARGKARTLRIDHVAERGWLSYSTQTGYLKEGIVFVHLPDSPELPQRATMLKSLSPQQPFLLVKKNDRLWIQGGQQSPTKGIKQEAMVGTLWISHPQILHDMKVGEPIWFDDGKIGGRILQCDGNGALIEITHAPSKGLKLRVDKGINLPVSDLKISAITDQDLQILSFIGRHADAVGISFLRLPSDIDDLEKALNNESIQNLGIILKIETRKAFENLPLILLKAMKNRSVGVMIARGDLAVECGYERLAEVQEEILWISEAAHIPVIWATQVLESLAKTGIPSRAEVTDAAMAQRSECVMLNKGPYIVEAVKSLVDILKRMETHQRKKRSMLRKLHIASLLNQPF; the protein is encoded by the coding sequence ATGAGCCGGACCGAACTTATTAACTCTTTGTTGGATCTATATAACGAAGTCCTTCAAGCTGAAAAGTCTTATCAAAATCTTATAGACTCTGTCCACGAAGACAACAGATTGAGTGCAGCTAACCTTGTTCATTATTTAGCGTTACGCCGCTTTGACCTTCGCCAACTCCAAGACGAACTCACTGATCTAGGCATATCCTCTTTGGGCCGTTCCGAATCTTGCGTCTTATGGAGTCTTGAAAATGTTCTCAATGCATTGGGGAAAAAAGTTCATTCCTCGACCAAACATATTAGTCGGCAAGAGGGTGCTGAATTGCTTCTACGAAACACTAGAAGACTTTTAGGAGAACCCCATCCAGGCTGTGCCACCAGTATTATGGTTACCTTACCAACAGAAGCTGCGGAGAATCAGAAGCTTCTTGAGGATCTTCTAAAAGCTGGCATGAATGTAATTCGAATCAACTGTGCCCATGATTCTCCCGATGTATGGATTCGAATGATTGAAAATAGCCGCAGACTCTCTCAAGAATTAGGTTATTCCTGTAAAATAGTGATGGATTTGCCTGGACCAAAGTTAAGGATTGTAGCAATTGATCCATCTATTAAAGCGTGTTTTTTTAGACCATTAAGAGATCCCTTTGGAAGAATAATAGAACCGGCTAAAGTTTGGATTGGCAATGATGAATCCAAGGCTGATCCAATCCTAGAAGCAGATCTGTTTTTGAATTTCGACAAAGAATGGATTGATGGCCTAAAAGCGGGAGACGTTGTTAGGTTTTTTGATGCTCGAGGAAAAGCAAGAACTCTTAGAATCGATCATGTAGCCGAAAGGGGATGGCTTTCTTATTCAACCCAAACAGGTTATCTGAAAGAAGGCATTGTTTTCGTTCATCTTCCTGATAGCCCAGAATTACCCCAAAGAGCTACAATGCTAAAAAGTCTCTCCCCGCAACAACCTTTTCTGTTAGTCAAAAAAAATGATAGGCTATGGATTCAGGGTGGGCAACAATCCCCTACAAAAGGAATAAAGCAAGAAGCAATGGTTGGTACGCTGTGGATTTCACATCCACAAATTCTCCATGACATGAAGGTGGGGGAACCTATCTGGTTTGATGATGGAAAAATTGGAGGCAGAATACTCCAATGCGATGGCAATGGAGCGCTCATAGAGATTACCCATGCTCCCTCTAAGGGCTTAAAACTTCGGGTTGATAAAGGCATAAACCTTCCTGTATCAGATCTAAAAATTTCTGCTATAACTGATCAAGATCTTCAGATTCTATCCTTTATTGGTAGGCACGCTGATGCTGTTGGAATTTCATTTTTAAGGTTACCATCCGATATAGATGATCTTGAAAAGGCTTTAAACAACGAATCAATACAGAATTTAGGAATAATCCTCAAAATCGAGACTAGAAAAGCTTTTGAAAACCTACCTTTAATTTTACTCAAAGCGATGAAAAATCGCAGTGTTGGAGTCATGATTGCTAGAGGAGATCTTGCCGTCGAATGTGGATATGAAAGACTGGCTGAGGTTCAAGAAGAAATCCTTTGGATATCCGAAGCAGCACATATTCCAGTCATTTGGGCTACTCAAGTTTTGGAATCTTTAGCAAAGACTGGGATTCCTTCTAGAGCTGAGGTGACGGATGCAGCTATGGCTCAACGATCTGAGTGCGTAATGCTTAACAAAGGGCCTTATATAGTTGAAGCGGTAAAATCATTAGTAGACATTTTGAAAAGAATGGAAACTCATCAGAGAAAAAAACGCTCCATGCTGCGCAAATTGCATATTGCTAGCCTTTTAAATCAACCTTTCTAG
- the rfbA gene encoding glucose-1-phosphate thymidylyltransferase RfbA, whose product MERCGIVLAGGTGSRLYPVTVSLSKQLLPIHDKPMIYYPISILMLANIRDILLISTPRDIGLFERLLGDGSQFGLHFSYAVQPYPNGLAEAYLIGEKFLNGRPSCLVLGDNLLYGHSLSATLNKAAQKTHGATIFGYHVSNPSAYGVVEFDQSMKVVSIEEKPAKPKSSFAVPGIYFYDGRASFFASQLKPSARGELEITDLNKKYLEEGSLEVELLGRGIAWLDTGTHDLLYDASLFVKTIEQRQGLKIGCLEEIAYHKGWIGPKELHSQIEKMGNSTYSAYLRHLLEIPRSAV is encoded by the coding sequence ATGGAAAGATGTGGTATTGTTCTTGCTGGAGGAACTGGAAGCAGGCTTTATCCAGTGACTGTATCTCTTAGCAAACAACTGCTTCCAATTCATGACAAGCCGATGATCTACTATCCTATTTCCATATTGATGTTGGCAAACATTAGAGACATACTGTTGATTTCAACTCCGCGTGACATAGGCTTGTTTGAAAGGCTTTTGGGAGATGGCTCACAATTCGGACTCCATTTTAGCTATGCGGTACAGCCTTATCCTAATGGACTTGCCGAAGCCTACCTTATTGGTGAGAAATTTCTCAACGGAAGACCTTCTTGTTTGGTACTTGGTGACAATTTATTATATGGACACAGCTTAAGTGCAACTTTAAACAAAGCAGCCCAAAAAACACATGGGGCTACAATATTTGGTTATCATGTTTCGAACCCTTCTGCTTATGGCGTTGTGGAATTCGACCAATCAATGAAAGTTGTGTCGATAGAAGAAAAACCTGCCAAACCGAAATCTTCCTTTGCAGTGCCAGGGATCTATTTTTATGACGGTAGGGCATCTTTTTTTGCTAGCCAACTGAAGCCATCGGCTAGAGGAGAGTTGGAGATAACCGACCTTAATAAGAAATACCTAGAAGAGGGCAGTCTTGAGGTTGAGTTGTTAGGAAGAGGGATAGCTTGGTTGGATACAGGTACTCATGATCTGCTCTATGATGCTTCACTATTTGTGAAAACCATAGAGCAAAGGCAAGGATTAAAAATTGGCTGCCTAGAAGAGATAGCCTACCACAAAGGATGGATTGGGCCTAAAGAGCTTCATTCTCAGATAGAGAAAATGGGGAATTCCACCTATTCAGCTTACCTTCGTCATCTGCTAGAAATTCCAAGATCAGCTGTTTAA
- the rfbB gene encoding dTDP-glucose 4,6-dehydratase, whose amino-acid sequence MKILVTGGAGFIGSNFCEYCFSNEPSSIVEKIIVIDKLGYSGSIENIKELQKRDNFVFIQADICDQELISNILFEEKINAIIHFAAESHVDRSIDNPEIFVQSNVLGTFKLLESSFHYVTSLSRKERDKFRFVHISTDEVYGSIPLEAPPVKEGGVYDPSSPYSASKAASDHFVLAYHKTYGFPAMVTHSSNNYGPRQHPEKMIPHMICNALEEKELPVYGKGLNIRDWIYVDDHCAGIWKVLNRGRLGEVYHIAKGRGVTNLELVQKICSQLDELFPRSSGRKYAELIRFVTDRPGHDLRYAIDVAKMKNELGWEAQVELEEGLQKTILWYVQHKDWIRSVLDRGYLLKRQGLYRSVVNST is encoded by the coding sequence ATGAAAATTCTTGTTACTGGTGGGGCGGGTTTTATCGGATCCAATTTTTGTGAGTATTGTTTTTCAAATGAGCCATCAAGCATTGTAGAAAAAATAATCGTTATCGATAAGCTTGGCTATTCTGGATCGATCGAAAATATAAAAGAACTTCAAAAAAGAGATAATTTTGTATTTATTCAAGCTGATATTTGTGATCAAGAACTAATCTCTAATATCCTATTTGAGGAAAAGATTAACGCAATTATTCATTTTGCAGCAGAATCGCATGTGGATCGATCGATCGATAATCCAGAAATTTTTGTCCAATCCAATGTTCTTGGGACCTTCAAACTTTTGGAGAGTTCCTTCCACTATGTGACCTCTCTTTCTAGAAAAGAGAGGGATAAATTTCGGTTTGTACACATTTCAACAGATGAAGTCTATGGTTCCATTCCATTGGAGGCTCCACCTGTAAAAGAGGGGGGAGTATATGATCCTTCCAGTCCCTATTCAGCCTCAAAAGCAGCTTCAGATCATTTTGTCCTTGCCTATCATAAGACCTATGGATTTCCGGCGATGGTCACTCATAGTTCCAATAACTATGGACCTCGACAACATCCAGAAAAAATGATTCCACATATGATTTGCAATGCGTTAGAGGAAAAGGAACTCCCTGTGTATGGGAAAGGGTTGAATATTAGAGATTGGATCTATGTCGATGATCATTGTGCGGGCATATGGAAAGTTCTAAATCGAGGAAGGCTGGGAGAAGTTTATCATATAGCAAAAGGAAGAGGAGTGACCAATTTAGAACTTGTTCAAAAAATATGCTCCCAATTAGATGAACTCTTTCCAAGATCTTCTGGCAGAAAGTATGCTGAGCTCATACGTTTTGTAACTGATAGACCGGGTCATGATTTAAGATATGCCATCGATGTCGCCAAGATGAAAAATGAATTGGGATGGGAAGCTCAGGTAGAATTGGAGGAGGGATTGCAAAAAACGATTTTATGGTATGTCCAACATAAAGATTGGATTCGGTCAGTATTGGATAGAGGTTATCTATTAAAAAGACAAGGACTCTATCGATCTGTAGTGAATAGTACATAA
- a CDS encoding riboflavin synthase, with product MFTGIIESVGIVERVPDSKNKTLSIKAGCLSAELKLGMSLAVNGCCLTVTQMVEEEVQFFILEETLRATTLGELKMGDVVNLELPLRMSDRFGGHFVTGHVDCKQTICAIEKLGEEKEIWIHYPSFAKCYMVPKGSIAVEGISLTIGKITNESFCVWITPFTLNHTNLRTKRPGDNVNLEFDLLAKYAQKIIKERMGTNY from the coding sequence ATGTTCACGGGGATAATCGAATCGGTGGGAATCGTTGAGCGGGTCCCTGATTCAAAAAACAAAACGCTCAGCATCAAAGCAGGATGTCTTTCTGCTGAATTGAAACTAGGAATGAGCCTTGCAGTCAATGGCTGCTGTCTAACTGTTACGCAGATGGTTGAAGAGGAGGTGCAGTTTTTTATTCTTGAAGAAACTTTACGTGCTACAACCTTGGGAGAATTGAAAATGGGAGACGTAGTGAATTTGGAGCTTCCTCTAAGAATGAGCGATCGGTTCGGGGGCCATTTTGTTACAGGCCATGTGGATTGTAAACAAACCATATGTGCGATCGAAAAATTAGGAGAGGAAAAAGAGATATGGATACATTATCCTTCCTTTGCTAAATGCTATATGGTTCCTAAAGGCTCAATTGCCGTTGAAGGGATCAGTCTGACTATAGGGAAGATAACTAACGAAAGTTTTTGTGTTTGGATCACTCCCTTTACTTTAAACCATACAAATTTAAGGACCAAAAGACCGGGAGACAATGTCAACCTGGAGTTTGATCTTTTGGCAAAATACGCTCAAAAAATCATAAAAGAACGGATGGGCACTAATTACTGA
- a CDS encoding SDR family NAD(P)-dependent oxidoreductase — protein MIGKEKVVLVTGGAKGLGAYLCRKLSSENWSVVIHYYKSEEQAFALEKELEKEGKKALTVQADLSKQNEARGIIDKIRTVFGRLDAVINNSGVYDAVPLELTEEKDWFRGINSTASAVLFTTLASLPLLRLSGRGRIVNIGDSSCDRIGSREMALGYHLGKIGVYLLTKSFARENARYGITVNVVSPGYLENSQGLPPLSKIPAGRYGTFEDIWRGVKFFLDEKQSYITGSHLIVSGGWNLR, from the coding sequence ATGATAGGAAAAGAGAAAGTCGTTTTGGTCACTGGGGGGGCTAAAGGATTAGGTGCTTATTTATGCCGTAAGCTTAGCTCGGAAAATTGGAGTGTCGTCATCCACTACTACAAAAGCGAAGAGCAAGCCTTTGCTTTGGAAAAGGAATTAGAAAAGGAAGGGAAAAAGGCGCTCACGGTTCAAGCAGACCTTTCAAAACAGAATGAAGCAAGGGGAATTATTGACAAAATTAGGACAGTTTTTGGAAGACTGGATGCGGTCATCAATAATTCTGGTGTCTATGATGCCGTTCCTCTAGAATTAACAGAAGAAAAGGATTGGTTTCGGGGAATTAATTCTACAGCTAGTGCAGTCTTATTTACCACGCTTGCCTCATTGCCTCTTTTAAGGCTTTCAGGCAGAGGAAGGATTGTTAATATAGGCGATTCGAGTTGTGACCGAATCGGAAGCAGAGAAATGGCACTCGGATATCATTTAGGCAAAATAGGAGTGTATCTTTTAACCAAATCCTTCGCTAGGGAAAATGCGCGTTATGGCATCACCGTTAATGTCGTTTCTCCAGGTTATCTTGAAAACAGCCAAGGACTTCCCCCACTCAGTAAAATTCCAGCTGGCCGATATGGTACCTTTGAAGACATATGGCGTGGAGTAAAATTTTTTTTGGATGAAAAACAGAGCTATATCACGGGTTCGCATCTCATTGTAAGCGGAGGATGGAATCTTCGATGA
- a CDS encoding L-histidine N(alpha)-methyltransferase: MKSIPYFPIQVFLSHSLSAWEERKYNCLVRGEIDPIFHYSTAWQSFLWKRVFERYSPFKDAQGYQFYKDTLKNIIPYLQASLPYELISLGCGTGEKDHIFLNELIVIASELRWICIDTSLQLLLEACIHCPINKEKITPILSDILWKDTLEALQTDHMGRRIFTLFGILPNIDPFLLFRSLESVLSPNDYLVLSAHLAPVKTESTEDYLEGIESVLDQYDNAETRLWLTEILRDWGIEDKTELFNISIGMENNFFRIEATVYWKENGSIPVGSGKEVPISKGKPLRLFYSYRFTVERLEEFFSKWHYKVLARWIFHNKEEGIWLLQHKMPTN, from the coding sequence ATGAAGTCTATTCCATATTTTCCTATTCAAGTTTTTCTTTCCCATTCCTTATCAGCATGGGAAGAAAGAAAATATAACTGTCTTGTACGTGGTGAAATAGACCCTATTTTTCACTATTCGACAGCATGGCAATCTTTTCTATGGAAAAGGGTCTTCGAACGTTATTCCCCTTTTAAAGATGCACAAGGGTATCAATTTTATAAAGATACACTGAAGAATATTATCCCCTATCTACAGGCATCCCTTCCCTATGAACTTATTAGTTTGGGATGTGGAACAGGAGAAAAAGATCATATTTTTCTTAATGAACTGATAGTGATCGCCAGCGAGTTGCGCTGGATTTGCATCGATACAAGTTTACAACTTCTTCTTGAAGCCTGTATCCATTGTCCAATCAACAAAGAGAAAATAACACCCATTTTATCCGACATTCTTTGGAAAGACACACTCGAAGCTTTGCAAACAGATCATATGGGACGAAGAATTTTTACCCTTTTTGGAATCCTACCCAATATTGATCCTTTTTTGCTTTTCAGAAGCCTCGAATCAGTCCTTTCACCAAATGATTATTTAGTTTTAAGCGCTCATTTGGCACCAGTCAAAACCGAATCTACTGAAGATTATCTTGAAGGCATTGAATCAGTTCTTGATCAATACGACAATGCCGAAACTCGTTTATGGTTGACAGAAATCCTCCGGGATTGGGGAATTGAGGATAAAACGGAGTTGTTTAACATTTCCATCGGAATGGAGAACAATTTCTTTCGAATTGAAGCAACGGTATATTGGAAGGAAAATGGGTCAATCCCTGTGGGTAGCGGCAAGGAAGTGCCGATAAGCAAAGGAAAGCCATTGCGCCTATTTTATAGCTATCGGTTTACAGTTGAAAGACTGGAGGAGTTTTTTTCAAAATGGCATTACAAGGTGCTTGCTCGTTGGATATTCCACAATAAAGAAGAAGGGATTTGGCTTTTACAACACAAAATGCCAACTAATTAG
- a CDS encoding ComEC/Rec2 family competence protein, translated as MIYGDVSGLDQEDALAFKRAGTYHLFAVSGQNVGIMLGFWILLLQYTGNNRWKYSLVFIPVLFVFSMVSGSSASVLRAFSAAVYCTIGWFLRRKVSGLNCWAFTLLLFLLFEPLSIMDASLELSYSVVLALLLLSKPLFQLFYSFFKLDPYLPLELAPVGKQVIDRIGKSFCLLLSTSLSAWLGAWPWEFCIFHSICWLGIFYNIIAVPIAEIIVLLGSLAAVGGFVSGLLASMLNKITYMFLVVLLAVVHSSTKIPGAILSVPDLKILSHPFDSWLYVAHAQSGYFLAIQNKKNYFIVNSLQPWEEERLLPILQKALFFPYNSPSLTFRNGEWFYNEKSIGNQWWTGQEDPEGLRLFFRGTNRGEIQCLIGIKNKKIFFRSLSTYNYSSINDLQIDLLIEQSLGSRQNHRLPFSSFIRTTYGRSQFSVNAVPFYVDSSKSYYREGIWVFVGKEKLQIIAEK; from the coding sequence ATGATTTATGGGGATGTTTCTGGACTTGACCAAGAGGATGCTTTAGCTTTCAAACGAGCCGGGACTTATCATTTGTTTGCCGTCAGCGGTCAGAATGTAGGAATAATGCTAGGGTTTTGGATCCTTTTGTTACAATATACAGGAAACAATCGATGGAAATATTCGCTCGTTTTTATTCCAGTCCTTTTTGTTTTTAGTATGGTATCTGGAAGCAGTGCCAGTGTTCTCCGTGCTTTCTCCGCTGCTGTTTATTGTACCATCGGTTGGTTTCTCAGAAGGAAGGTTAGCGGGCTTAATTGCTGGGCTTTTACTCTTCTTCTGTTCTTGCTTTTTGAGCCTCTTTCCATAATGGATGCAAGTTTAGAACTTTCTTATTCAGTTGTTTTGGCATTATTGCTTCTTTCAAAGCCACTTTTTCAGTTATTTTATAGTTTTTTTAAATTGGATCCTTATTTGCCTTTGGAACTGGCACCGGTAGGCAAGCAAGTTATTGATCGGATTGGAAAATCCTTTTGCCTTCTTTTATCAACTTCACTCTCCGCTTGGCTAGGAGCCTGGCCATGGGAGTTTTGCATCTTTCATTCCATCTGCTGGTTAGGGATTTTCTACAACATCATAGCGGTTCCTATTGCTGAAATTATCGTACTGCTAGGTTCTCTGGCAGCGGTGGGTGGTTTTGTTTCAGGTTTGTTGGCTTCCATGTTAAACAAAATTACATATATGTTCCTGGTGGTATTACTAGCAGTGGTTCATTCGTCTACCAAAATTCCAGGAGCAATACTTTCCGTACCAGATCTGAAAATCTTATCCCATCCTTTTGACTCATGGCTGTATGTAGCCCATGCACAATCCGGTTATTTTTTAGCAATACAAAATAAGAAAAATTATTTCATAGTTAATTCCTTACAGCCATGGGAAGAAGAGCGTCTCCTGCCAATCCTACAAAAAGCTTTATTTTTTCCGTACAACTCCCCCTCTTTAACATTCCGAAATGGAGAATGGTTCTATAATGAAAAGTCGATAGGTAACCAATGGTGGACGGGACAAGAAGATCCCGAAGGCTTGCGGTTGTTCTTTCGAGGGACCAATCGAGGGGAGATACAATGTTTAATAGGAATAAAAAATAAAAAAATATTTTTTCGATCGCTTTCTACTTATAACTATTCATCCATCAACGACTTACAAATAGACTTATTGATTGAGCAATCGCTAGGGTCCCGCCAAAACCATCGACTGCCATTTTCCTCTTTTATTAGAACCACTTATGGAAGGAGTCAATTTTCAGTAAATGCTGTGCCCTTTTATGTAGATTCTTCAAAATCATATTATAGAGAAGGAATATGGGTGTTTGTAGGAAAAGAAAAACTACAAATAATAGCAGAAAAATAA
- a CDS encoding ComEC/Rec2 family competence protein: MVFEAQNEGMDRKEKEKVPLFFPAIIFATGCYLGAQGTFNVGLLLGSLVFSLSLWRQASRNRLFSEMFCLCSLFLLGLLNCSVHRYLAEKEMVMLHEKLAAFQSLHCLGYVSSFPQQKERATCFLLNLKAIASGEKWFPMKGKVLCRVEDWQGTIHLGQLITVSGKIILPHKKSNAGEVDFYNYMVEKGISFELLSKDKFFFTRMIPIRALGLGSRK; this comes from the coding sequence ATGGTATTCGAAGCACAAAACGAGGGAATGGATAGGAAAGAGAAGGAAAAGGTTCCTCTTTTTTTCCCTGCTATTATCTTTGCTACAGGTTGTTATCTTGGTGCTCAAGGAACGTTCAATGTAGGACTTCTTCTGGGCAGCCTGGTTTTTTCCCTATCTTTGTGGCGTCAAGCTAGTCGCAATCGGCTCTTTAGCGAAATGTTTTGTCTTTGTAGCCTTTTTCTTCTCGGACTACTCAATTGTAGCGTCCATAGGTATCTGGCAGAAAAAGAAATGGTCATGCTTCACGAAAAGTTGGCAGCGTTCCAAAGTCTCCATTGCTTAGGCTATGTGTCCAGTTTCCCTCAACAAAAAGAGAGAGCCACCTGTTTTCTTTTGAATCTCAAGGCAATCGCATCTGGGGAGAAGTGGTTCCCAATGAAGGGGAAAGTCTTATGTAGAGTGGAAGATTGGCAGGGTACAATCCATCTTGGACAGCTAATTACGGTAAGTGGAAAAATAATTTTGCCACATAAAAAGAGTAATGCTGGAGAAGTCGACTTTTACAACTATATGGTGGAAAAAGGAATAAGTTTTGAATTGTTAAGTAAGGATAAGTTTTTTTTTACACGGATGATTCCAATAAGAGCCTTGGGTCTTGGATCGAGAAAATAA
- a CDS encoding rhodanese-like domain-containing protein produces MNNEMKANKNNPLPHSRFNAYLEKITRRLKSITLKNTFSDLQNKSGLVIDVRKKEDWFMGHIPGAIWIERSKLEKEVENIVPQLESKIICYGEDGAQSILAAYTLNEMGYLNTYWMEKGWEGWKERKYPISTADGIEMRDPLEKLGGICYLPRLFDKIKGLYSSKLPPTEYLQDDWDKAILELLCIDATLLEQVCVSSENEQKFLMELKKILGPSWPSQHMIDQFNERCQLRKMVGFQKPQFWFWRADKKTKK; encoded by the coding sequence ATGAATAATGAAATGAAGGCAAACAAGAACAATCCATTGCCCCATTCTCGGTTCAATGCCTATTTAGAAAAAATTACAAGAAGGCTAAAAAGCATTACGCTAAAGAATACTTTTTCAGATTTACAAAATAAAAGTGGCCTTGTAATTGATGTTCGGAAAAAGGAAGATTGGTTTATGGGGCATATTCCAGGGGCTATTTGGATTGAGAGATCAAAGCTAGAAAAAGAAGTAGAAAATATTGTACCACAGTTGGAAAGCAAAATCATTTGTTATGGAGAAGATGGGGCGCAATCCATTTTGGCTGCCTATACGCTGAATGAAATGGGTTACCTAAATACCTATTGGATGGAAAAAGGATGGGAAGGGTGGAAAGAAAGGAAATATCCTATCAGTACTGCCGATGGGATAGAAATGAGAGATCCCTTAGAAAAATTAGGGGGTATTTGTTATTTGCCCAGACTTTTTGATAAAATAAAGGGGCTATATTCTTCGAAACTGCCTCCTACAGAATATCTCCAGGACGATTGGGACAAGGCCATTCTCGAACTACTCTGTATCGATGCCACACTTCTTGAACAGGTATGCGTTAGCTCGGAAAATGAGCAGAAGTTTTTGATGGAGTTAAAAAAAATTCTTGGTCCTTCGTGGCCAAGTCAGCATATGATTGATCAATTTAACGAAAGATGTCAATTAAGAAAAATGGTAGGATTTCAGAAGCCACAATTCTGGTTTTGGAGAGCAGATAAAAAAACAAAAAAATAA